The bacterium genome includes a region encoding these proteins:
- the nadA gene encoding quinolinate synthase NadA: MAAEIRELARMRNAVILAHNYQVPEVQDVADYVGDSLGLSRQAAATSAEVIVFCGVHFMAETAAILSPQKRVLIPDLEAGCSLAATINAAQLSAWKAEHPGAVVVSYVNTTAEVKALSDYCCTSGNAERVIRAIPEDREILFLPDMFLGTYLEKVTGRTMHVWPGECHVHAGIRPQDIDGARQEHGDADLLVHPECGCASQCMYFKANGDIDAERTHILSTEGMVVHARQHPSRSFVVATELGIMHRLSKEAPQARFFAASERAICRFMKKITLEKLLTALRDDVFEVTVPDDVAGNARLAIQRMVEL, from the coding sequence ATGGCCGCGGAGATCCGCGAGCTCGCGCGCATGCGCAACGCCGTCATCCTCGCCCACAACTACCAGGTCCCCGAGGTCCAGGACGTCGCCGATTACGTGGGCGACTCGCTCGGCCTCTCCCGCCAGGCGGCCGCGACCAGCGCCGAGGTCATCGTGTTCTGCGGCGTCCATTTCATGGCCGAGACGGCCGCGATCCTCAGCCCCCAGAAGCGCGTCCTCATCCCCGACCTCGAAGCCGGCTGCTCGCTGGCGGCGACCATCAACGCCGCCCAGCTCTCGGCGTGGAAGGCCGAGCACCCCGGCGCCGTCGTCGTCTCCTACGTCAACACCACCGCCGAGGTGAAGGCGCTCAGCGACTACTGCTGCACGTCCGGCAACGCGGAGCGCGTGATCCGCGCCATCCCGGAGGACCGGGAGATCCTGTTCCTGCCCGACATGTTCCTCGGGACCTACCTGGAGAAGGTGACCGGGCGGACCATGCACGTCTGGCCGGGTGAGTGCCACGTCCACGCCGGTATCCGGCCGCAGGACATTGACGGCGCTCGTCAGGAGCATGGCGACGCGGATCTGCTCGTGCATCCCGAGTGCGGCTGCGCGAGTCAGTGCATGTATTTCAAGGCCAACGGCGACATCGACGCCGAGCGCACGCACATCCTCAGCACCGAGGGCATGGTCGTGCACGCGCGGCAGCACCCGTCGCGCAGCTTTGTCGTGGCGACCGAGCTCGGCATCATGCACCGCCTGTCGAAAGAGGCGCCGCAGGCGCGCTTTTTTGCCGCGAGCGAGCGTGCCATCTGCCGCTTCATGAAAAAGATCACGCTCGAAAAGCTCCTGACCGCGCTGCGGGACGACGTGTTCGAGGTGACGGTGCCGGACGACGTGGCCGGCAATGCCCGCCTGGCGATCCAGCGCATGGTCGAGCTGTGA
- the nadC gene encoding carboxylating nicotinate-nucleotide diphosphorylase yields MVSSKPDRGARRIADLDEAVGIALDEDLGERGVDVTTESVIDPELQGEAVVVARKPGVLSGVEAAARVFELMRPPCDYHALAAEGARIEPGEAVARVTGPLASVLTAERTALNFLQRLSGIATLTRRYADALSAYPKVALLDTRKTTPGLRLLERAAVRAGGGRNHRDGLWDAILIKDNHIAAAGGVTAAIRRARAGHPSMPIEVEVETLDQLEEALAAGAEIVLLDNMGPELMRRAVELTAGRARLEASGGMTLEGAVAAARAGVDRISVGALTHSAPALDLSLEVTKTWR; encoded by the coding sequence ATGGTTTCATCGAAGCCTGACCGCGGGGCGCGGCGGATCGCTGACCTGGACGAGGCGGTCGGCATCGCGCTGGATGAGGACCTCGGGGAGCGCGGAGTGGATGTCACCACCGAATCGGTGATCGATCCCGAGCTCCAGGGCGAGGCGGTGGTCGTGGCTCGCAAGCCCGGCGTGCTGAGCGGCGTCGAGGCGGCGGCGCGAGTGTTCGAGCTGATGCGCCCGCCGTGCGACTATCACGCGCTTGCGGCCGAGGGCGCCCGCATCGAGCCGGGTGAGGCGGTGGCGCGCGTCACGGGGCCCCTGGCTTCGGTTCTGACCGCCGAGCGAACCGCGTTGAACTTCCTCCAGCGGCTGTCGGGGATTGCCACGCTCACCCGCCGCTACGCCGACGCGCTGTCCGCCTATCCGAAGGTCGCGCTGCTCGACACGCGCAAGACCACGCCGGGGCTGCGATTGCTCGAGCGCGCCGCCGTGCGCGCGGGCGGCGGCCGCAACCACCGCGACGGACTCTGGGACGCGATCCTCATCAAGGACAACCACATCGCCGCCGCGGGCGGCGTGACCGCGGCGATCCGGCGGGCGCGCGCGGGGCACCCATCCATGCCGATCGAAGTTGAGGTCGAAACCCTCGATCAGCTGGAGGAGGCGCTCGCGGCCGGGGCCGAGATCGTGCTGCTGGACAACATGGGGCCGGAGCTCATGCGCCGAGCGGTCGAGCTCACCGCGGGCCGCGCGCGCCTGGAAGCGTCCGGCGGGATGACGCTGGAAGGGGCGGTGGCCGCCGCCAGGGCGGGGGTCGACCGGATCTCGGTCGGCGCGTTGACCCATTCGGCGCCGGCGCTCGACCTGAGCCTGGAGGTGACGAAGACGTGGCGGTAG
- a CDS encoding 16S rRNA (uracil(1498)-N(3))-methyltransferase encodes MRVLRCRARAGELGTRWREGNRLPSFFAHRDGERAVIAGGDARHLARSLRARIGEEIEVVDPAGLLLTVRLDIVSSERVEGVVVSERAHQPEPAARITIAIANLPAPALELVLSRCTEAGAFAFHVIQADRSVARGAKPERWSTICREAAMLAGRLRVPAVAGPSSLEAVLKAHAHPVMLVRGAPRRLADLRTPQDLALLVGPEGGWSDRELALVGVKAGLGPRNLRADTASLFALATALSARE; translated from the coding sequence ATTCGAGTCTTGCGCTGCCGCGCGCGAGCGGGTGAGCTAGGCACTCGATGGAGGGAGGGGAATAGGTTGCCATCGTTTTTTGCGCACCGAGATGGCGAGCGCGCGGTGATCGCCGGCGGCGACGCCCGCCACCTCGCGCGCTCTCTGCGCGCCCGAATCGGGGAGGAGATCGAAGTCGTCGATCCCGCCGGCCTGCTGCTGACCGTACGCCTCGACATCGTCTCGTCCGAGCGTGTCGAAGGGGTGGTCGTCTCCGAGCGCGCGCACCAGCCTGAGCCCGCGGCCCGGATCACGATCGCCATCGCCAACCTGCCCGCGCCTGCACTCGAGCTCGTCCTGTCGCGATGCACCGAGGCCGGCGCCTTCGCCTTCCACGTGATCCAGGCCGACCGCAGCGTGGCTCGCGGCGCCAAGCCCGAGCGCTGGTCGACCATCTGCCGCGAGGCGGCGATGCTCGCCGGCCGGCTGCGAGTCCCCGCCGTGGCCGGTCCGTCCTCGCTCGAGGCGGTGCTGAAGGCACACGCCCACCCGGTGATGCTGGTCCGTGGAGCGCCGCGGCGACTGGCCGACCTCAGGACGCCTCAGGATCTGGCCCTCCTGGTCGGCCCGGAGGGCGGCTGGTCCGATCGCGAGCTGGCGCTGGTCGGGGTCAAGGCCGGACTCGGGCCGCGAAACCTGCGGGCGGATACCGCCTCGCTGTTCGCGCTGGCGACCGCCCTCTCCGCCCGCGAGTAG
- a CDS encoding uracil-DNA glycosylase, with protein MTATAGAGRDALQAHQAACRDCRVCVDAGIIPEASPTFQGEWGAPFLLIGQAPGPVEKESRRPFSGRAGKELDRWMVRAGFETPEEFRRLTYITALMRCFPGRNRAGTGDLRPPPAAVANCAHWLESELRMLRPKVLILVGQMAIVRFLGPGRLEDRVGQRFGDRPVMVPLPHPSGQSRWLNEAANRARLTSALSLLRELHSSLALPRASG; from the coding sequence ATCACGGCCACCGCAGGGGCCGGACGTGACGCGCTGCAGGCGCACCAGGCCGCCTGTCGCGATTGCCGCGTGTGCGTCGACGCCGGGATCATCCCCGAGGCGAGTCCGACATTCCAGGGCGAGTGGGGCGCGCCGTTCCTCTTGATCGGGCAGGCGCCCGGCCCGGTGGAGAAAGAGTCGCGGCGACCGTTCTCCGGTCGCGCCGGCAAGGAGCTCGACCGGTGGATGGTGCGAGCCGGTTTCGAAACCCCTGAGGAGTTCAGGCGTCTGACCTACATCACCGCGCTCATGCGCTGCTTTCCCGGGCGCAACCGCGCGGGCACCGGCGATCTCAGGCCCCCGCCGGCCGCCGTCGCCAACTGCGCGCACTGGCTCGAGTCCGAGCTGCGCATGCTGAGGCCCAAGGTCCTGATCCTCGTCGGCCAGATGGCGATCGTGCGATTTCTCGGCCCCGGCCGGTTGGAAGATCGGGTCGGGCAGCGTTTCGGCGACCGCCCGGTGATGGTTCCCCTGCCCCACCCGTCGGGTCAGAGCCGGTGGCTGAACGAGGCCGCGAATCGGGCCCGGTTGACGTCCGCACTCTCGCTGCTGCGCGAGCTCCATTCGAGTCTTGCGCTGCCGCGCGCGAGCGGGTGA
- a CDS encoding nicotinate phosphoribosyltransferase yields MKQVTAQSPSSQLVAYFAGPASDVYFQRARDTLAAAGVDAVVTVDFFSSRAGVLCGAAEAASLLGAVLRDGDEAWALAEGESMDARETVLRVRAPYSRFGVFETALLGMLSSCSGWATAAREVVVAAEGKRVISYGARHVHPLIGPVMEYAAVVGGCAGCATPLGAGMAGLKAPSGTMPHAMILLFGDTVKAARAFDAHMPDDVLRIVLVDTFKDEAEESLRVAAALGERLKGVRLDTPKERGQVTVELVHEVRARLDQAGYEHVGIYVSGGLDAERIRQFEAARSPVDSYGVGMAISSAPPIAFTADIKEIEGKPVSKRGRIPGAASNPRLGRVR; encoded by the coding sequence ATGAAGCAGGTCACCGCCCAGAGCCCAAGCTCCCAGCTCGTCGCCTACTTCGCCGGGCCCGCCTCCGACGTCTACTTCCAGCGCGCCCGCGACACCCTCGCCGCCGCCGGCGTCGACGCGGTGGTGACGGTGGATTTCTTCTCCAGCCGGGCCGGCGTGCTGTGTGGCGCGGCCGAGGCGGCAAGTCTGCTCGGCGCTGTGCTGCGGGACGGTGACGAGGCGTGGGCGCTGGCCGAGGGCGAATCGATGGACGCGCGCGAAACCGTGCTGCGCGTGCGCGCCCCGTACTCGCGCTTCGGCGTCTTCGAGACCGCTCTCCTCGGGATGCTCTCGAGCTGCTCGGGATGGGCGACCGCGGCGCGCGAGGTCGTCGTGGCGGCGGAGGGCAAGCGGGTGATCTCTTACGGAGCGCGTCACGTGCATCCGCTGATCGGACCGGTGATGGAGTATGCGGCGGTGGTCGGCGGCTGCGCCGGCTGCGCCACTCCGCTCGGCGCCGGGATGGCGGGCCTCAAGGCGCCGTCCGGGACCATGCCCCACGCGATGATCCTCCTCTTCGGCGACACGGTGAAGGCGGCGAGAGCGTTCGATGCCCACATGCCGGACGACGTGCTGCGCATCGTCCTGGTCGACACGTTCAAGGACGAGGCCGAAGAGTCTCTGCGGGTGGCGGCGGCGCTGGGAGAGCGGCTGAAAGGCGTGCGGCTGGACACGCCGAAAGAGCGCGGCCAGGTCACCGTCGAGCTCGTGCACGAAGTCCGAGCACGCCTCGACCAGGCCGGCTACGAGCATGTCGGCATCTACGTCTCGGGAGGACTTGATGCCGAACGCATCCGCCAGTTCGAGGCGGCCAGGTCGCCCGTCGACTCCTACGGCGTCGGCATGGCGATCAGCTCCGCCCCGCCGATCGCGTTCACCGCCGACATCAAGGAGATCGAAGGCAAGCCGGTCTCCAAGCGCGGCCGCATACCTGGCGCGGCGTCCAACCCGCGGCTGGGCCGCGTGCGGTAA
- a CDS encoding iron-sulfur cluster carrier protein ApbC has protein sequence MAVPSSQQVLSVLGHIQDPDLGRDVVSLGMIKELEVSPQGKVSFTFELTTPACPVRDRFKTQAQDLVGEIPGVTGVEIRMTANVRQAFMRPKPSEVLPGVKQTIAVASGKGGVGKSTVAVNLAAALRLAGAEVGLLDADIYGPSIPAMTGSKSVPEQVNGRLKPIEAHGLKLMSFGHIYPGEQPTIYRGPMVGKAIEAMMVQVDWGRLDYLVIDLPPGTGDASLTLAQAVPLTGVAIVCTPQDVATDIAIKALQMFRKLNVTPLGLIENMSWYTCPSCGHRHEIFSHGGAESAARRLGVPFLGAIPLEEGIREDADTGTPIVISRPDSPGAKAFVAIASQVAARTSIQSYRQLPVINVH, from the coding sequence ATGGCAGTCCCATCCTCCCAGCAGGTTCTCTCTGTCCTCGGGCACATCCAGGATCCCGACCTCGGCCGAGACGTGGTCAGCCTCGGCATGATCAAGGAGCTGGAGGTCAGCCCGCAGGGCAAGGTCAGCTTCACCTTCGAGCTCACCACGCCCGCGTGCCCGGTGCGCGACCGCTTCAAGACCCAGGCCCAGGACCTCGTGGGCGAGATTCCCGGCGTCACCGGAGTCGAGATCCGGATGACGGCGAACGTCCGCCAGGCCTTCATGCGACCCAAGCCGTCCGAGGTGCTGCCCGGGGTCAAGCAGACCATCGCGGTCGCTTCGGGCAAGGGCGGCGTCGGCAAGTCGACCGTGGCCGTCAACCTGGCGGCGGCTCTGCGCCTGGCCGGAGCCGAGGTCGGGCTGCTCGACGCTGACATCTACGGGCCTTCGATCCCGGCGATGACCGGCTCCAAGAGCGTGCCGGAGCAGGTCAACGGCCGCCTCAAGCCCATCGAGGCCCACGGCCTGAAGCTGATGTCCTTCGGCCACATCTACCCCGGCGAGCAGCCCACCATCTATCGCGGCCCGATGGTCGGCAAGGCGATCGAGGCCATGATGGTGCAGGTCGACTGGGGTCGCCTCGACTACCTGGTCATCGACCTTCCCCCCGGCACCGGCGATGCTTCATTGACTCTGGCGCAGGCGGTCCCGCTGACGGGCGTCGCCATCGTCTGCACGCCGCAGGACGTCGCCACAGACATCGCCATCAAGGCGCTCCAGATGTTCCGGAAGCTCAATGTGACCCCGCTCGGGCTGATCGAGAACATGAGCTGGTACACCTGCCCGAGCTGCGGTCACCGCCACGAGATCTTCAGCCACGGCGGGGCCGAGTCGGCCGCCAGGCGCCTCGGGGTTCCGTTTCTCGGTGCCATCCCGCTGGAGGAGGGCATCCGCGAGGACGCGGACACGGGGACCCCGATCGTCATCTCGCGTCCTGATTCCCCCGGTGCGAAGGCATTCGTCGCCATCGCATCCCAGGTCGCCGCGCGCACGTCCATCCAGTCGTACCGCCAGCTGCCGGTCATCAACGTCCACTAG
- a CDS encoding DUF971 domain-containing protein: protein MDVSWEDGHRSSFSGEQLRWACPCAECRGEGGGPGRLARVKSLAPEELRVKDVTLVGQYALQIVFESGHATGLYTFALLRRLGS, encoded by the coding sequence ATGGACGTCTCGTGGGAGGACGGCCACCGCAGCTCCTTCTCCGGCGAACAGCTCAGGTGGGCGTGCCCCTGCGCCGAATGTCGCGGCGAAGGCGGCGGCCCAGGGCGCCTGGCCAGGGTTAAAAGCCTGGCTCCCGAGGAGCTCCGAGTCAAGGACGTGACTCTCGTCGGTCAGTACGCGCTCCAGATCGTATTCGAAAGCGGGCACGCCACCGGCCTGTACACCTTCGCCCTCCTGCGCCGGCTGGGGTCCTGA
- a CDS encoding DUF3048 domain-containing protein, with protein MSPSTSPPPVEPTSPLAVSRRRARHRGRIGHRGWIAAGAAFALLFTGTGAYLAYTNTLPTTVTTNFKNGQKDLPIHGPLLFTFSRPVALPVLEAALSITPATDGTLTAVSGQTQYSWSPTKPLAELTTYRVDLKAMVDVGHHRVKAAEWTFSTNIVPRLTSVSVNGGPPLADGSEIDPGSTLTLTFNDAMEPVTIRVTVDNQQAELTWAAGDRSATLSLAGMPSGPLVVQMGPGGRDQTRHLVTGTFTLKTGLYYHDREPTTPLKYPALIQIPNDEFAWDQNGLQAADVVFEYLAEGGITRLTAIFENAPDLIGPMRSSRFISLKIARHYKGLLFQSGESQATRARAQADPVPQFFDTVGYQFRTSARYAPDNLMIKGPAVNGAEQNYFSGLPAYTLPKARPVLSGGAPAATINVDEHYSVYRYDPLTGTYQKSELSHPYADASLRQPLRIEMLIVLHTQEQLLDVGDGHGAHIHDFNLDTGGRVEIDYKGMRYAGSWSSIDSHGPLTFTLAGGQPVSLPPGLVWIDVTG; from the coding sequence TTGTCGCCCTCCACGTCGCCACCACCGGTCGAGCCCACGTCTCCCCTGGCCGTATCACGCCGTCGAGCCAGGCATCGTGGTCGGATAGGGCACCGCGGTTGGATCGCGGCCGGCGCGGCCTTCGCCCTCCTGTTCACGGGCACGGGCGCATACCTCGCCTACACGAACACGTTGCCGACCACGGTCACGACCAACTTCAAGAACGGGCAGAAGGACCTTCCGATCCACGGCCCGCTGCTGTTCACGTTCAGCCGCCCGGTCGCGCTGCCCGTCCTGGAGGCGGCGCTTTCGATCACGCCGGCGACAGACGGCACCCTCACGGCGGTCTCCGGCCAGACGCAGTACTCGTGGTCTCCGACCAAGCCGCTCGCCGAGCTGACCACCTACAGGGTCGACCTGAAGGCGATGGTCGACGTCGGCCACCATCGGGTGAAGGCGGCCGAGTGGACCTTCTCCACGAACATCGTGCCCCGCCTCACCTCCGTGAGCGTGAACGGCGGGCCCCCGCTCGCGGACGGTTCGGAGATCGACCCCGGGTCGACCTTGACGCTCACCTTCAACGATGCGATGGAGCCGGTGACGATCAGGGTGACGGTCGACAACCAGCAGGCGGAGCTGACGTGGGCCGCCGGCGACCGGAGCGCGACCCTGTCGCTGGCAGGCATGCCGTCGGGCCCCCTGGTGGTCCAGATGGGACCGGGCGGCCGGGACCAGACCCGTCACCTGGTAACCGGGACGTTCACCCTGAAGACGGGTCTCTACTACCACGATCGCGAGCCCACGACGCCATTGAAATACCCCGCCCTCATCCAGATCCCCAACGACGAGTTCGCGTGGGATCAGAACGGGCTGCAGGCGGCCGACGTCGTGTTCGAGTACCTGGCCGAGGGCGGCATCACCCGCCTCACCGCGATCTTCGAGAACGCCCCGGATCTGATCGGCCCGATGCGCTCGAGCCGCTTCATCTCGCTGAAGATCGCCCGTCACTACAAAGGCCTGCTGTTCCAATCAGGGGAGTCGCAGGCGACCCGCGCTCGGGCGCAAGCCGACCCGGTGCCGCAGTTCTTCGACACCGTCGGGTACCAGTTCCGCACGTCGGCGCGCTACGCCCCCGACAACCTGATGATCAAAGGACCGGCCGTCAATGGCGCCGAGCAGAACTATTTCTCCGGCCTCCCGGCCTACACCCTCCCCAAGGCCCGCCCCGTCCTCAGCGGCGGCGCCCCCGCCGCCACGATCAACGTCGACGAGCACTACTCGGTGTACCGGTACGACCCGCTCACGGGCACCTATCAAAAGTCCGAGCTGAGCCACCCTTACGCGGACGCCAGCCTGAGGCAGCCCCTGCGCATCGAGATGCTGATCGTCCTGCACACTCAGGAGCAGCTATTGGACGTGGGCGACGGTCACGGGGCTCACATCCACGACTTCAACCTCGACACGGGCGGCCGCGTCGAGATCGACTACAAGGGGATGCGGTACGCGGGATCGTGGAGCTCGATCGACAGCCACGGACCGCTGACCTTCACCCTCGCCGGCGGCCAGCCGGTCAGCCTCCCGCCCGGCCTCGTCTGGATCGACGTCACCGGCTAG
- the trxB gene encoding thioredoxin-disulfide reductase — MIDYDVVIVGGGPAGLAAALYTARMNLKTVLVDRGPLGGQLLNTELIEDYPGFESILGSELATKMGDHARRFDVEVRDFEPVKEVDVEGSTKVIRLESGAELRTRALILAAGGLPRYLKVPGEKEFWGRGVSYCAVCDGAFFKGQELAVVGGGDAAVEEGDFLTRYASKVHILHRRSELRAQPILVERARANPKIEFIFDAAVKEIAGDDKVRTVHYEQHGHCKELPVGGVFVFIGFVPNSGLLKVHVDHDEAGYILTGRDMQTSVEGIWAVGDVRAQLTKQIATAVGDGTTAAVAASMYVTALKDGART; from the coding sequence GTGATTGACTACGACGTCGTCATCGTGGGAGGCGGCCCGGCCGGGCTGGCGGCCGCGCTCTACACGGCTCGGATGAACCTGAAGACGGTGCTGGTCGACCGCGGGCCGCTAGGCGGTCAGCTATTGAACACCGAGCTGATTGAGGACTACCCGGGCTTTGAATCCATCCTCGGCTCAGAGCTCGCCACCAAGATGGGCGACCACGCCCGCAGGTTCGACGTCGAGGTCCGCGATTTCGAGCCGGTCAAAGAGGTCGACGTCGAGGGATCGACGAAGGTGATCCGGCTGGAGTCCGGCGCGGAGCTTCGCACCCGAGCCCTCATCCTGGCCGCGGGCGGATTGCCGCGGTACCTGAAGGTGCCTGGCGAGAAGGAGTTCTGGGGCCGGGGCGTCAGCTACTGCGCGGTCTGCGACGGGGCGTTCTTCAAGGGCCAGGAGCTGGCCGTGGTGGGTGGCGGCGACGCCGCCGTCGAGGAGGGGGACTTCCTCACCCGGTACGCGTCGAAGGTCCACATCCTCCACCGGCGCAGCGAGCTGCGCGCGCAGCCGATCCTGGTCGAGCGCGCCCGCGCCAACCCGAAGATCGAGTTCATCTTCGACGCCGCCGTCAAGGAGATCGCCGGCGACGACAAGGTGCGCACCGTTCACTACGAGCAGCACGGGCATTGCAAGGAGCTGCCGGTCGGCGGGGTGTTCGTCTTCATCGGCTTCGTGCCCAACTCGGGGCTGCTCAAGGTGCACGTCGATCACGACGAGGCGGGCTACATCCTGACCGGTCGCGACATGCAGACCTCCGTCGAGGGCATCTGGGCGGTCGGCGATGTGCGCGCGCAGCTGACCAAGCAGATCGCGACCGCCGTCGGTGACGGCACCACGGCCGCGGTCGCCGCATCCATGTACGTGACCGCGCTGAAGGACGGCGCGCGGACCTGA
- a CDS encoding 4Fe-4S dicluster domain-containing protein, with the protein MQKLTDKLFTVKYNEDTGRPHIEIIDQQVCGTKCEGKYCTHFCPAGVYEWNQEQQKTLVSFGNCIECGACSIGCPFDNIACRSPRGGYGAQFKHG; encoded by the coding sequence ATGCAGAAGCTCACCGACAAGCTCTTCACCGTCAAGTACAACGAGGACACCGGCCGTCCCCACATCGAGATCATCGACCAGCAGGTCTGCGGCACGAAATGCGAAGGCAAGTACTGCACCCACTTCTGCCCGGCCGGCGTCTACGAGTGGAACCAGGAGCAGCAGAAGACGCTGGTGAGCTTTGGCAACTGCATCGAATGCGGCGCCTGCTCGATCGGTTGCCCGTTTGACAACATCGCCTGCCGCTCCCCGCGGGGCGGCTACGGCGCCCAGTTCAAGCACGGCTAG
- a CDS encoding M20/M25/M40 family metallo-hydrolase encodes MRAVISTSAVDAYIEKNSRRFVEELKELCAFPSISNHGQDAVRPARDWLAERLARFTDRVETLEAGGMPALYAEVPGAGRRRLLLYQHYDVQPVDPIDLWDSPPFEPVEKDGRIVARGVADDKADVMARIHALETLKGLGGVPVTLRFLVEGEEEIGSKTFEKIAHEHSAKLGADGCLWESGTSFDDAGRPTLQFGCRGLLYVQLRVRMLDFDQHSGFASIYPSAAMYLIGALASLRDQDMNVRLDGFYDKVVKPTEADRRMMATIDPEVDRRKQLVGFKRLVRDPGSSEVIEQMLFTPTCNIAGVTTGYQGPGSKTVLPAEATAKLDFRLIPDQDPADVVTQLRQHLDSHGFEQVEIVWFDAEKPARSDPGSAVARSVIESVRELYGEPILWPFMPATGPMHPVVSDLGIPTVLPVGVGRPDNRIHAPNENIHAADYINTVRLMCRVWDRFGAA; translated from the coding sequence ATGAGGGCTGTGATCTCGACCAGCGCGGTCGACGCGTACATCGAAAAGAACTCGCGGCGCTTCGTCGAGGAGTTGAAGGAGCTCTGCGCCTTTCCAAGCATCTCCAACCACGGTCAGGACGCGGTCAGGCCGGCTCGCGATTGGCTGGCGGAGCGCCTGGCTCGTTTCACGGATCGCGTGGAGACGCTGGAAGCGGGCGGGATGCCGGCTCTGTACGCGGAGGTGCCCGGCGCGGGCAGACGGAGGCTGCTCCTGTACCAGCATTACGACGTCCAGCCGGTGGACCCGATCGACCTGTGGGACTCGCCGCCGTTCGAGCCGGTCGAGAAGGACGGCCGCATCGTCGCGCGTGGAGTCGCCGACGACAAAGCCGACGTGATGGCGCGCATCCACGCGCTCGAGACCCTCAAGGGACTGGGCGGCGTTCCGGTCACGCTGCGCTTTCTGGTCGAAGGCGAAGAGGAGATTGGATCCAAGACGTTCGAGAAGATCGCCCACGAGCATTCGGCCAAGCTCGGCGCGGACGGCTGCCTCTGGGAGTCGGGCACTTCCTTCGACGACGCGGGCAGACCGACGCTCCAGTTCGGCTGCCGCGGCCTCCTGTACGTGCAGCTGCGCGTCAGGATGCTCGACTTCGACCAGCACTCCGGCTTCGCGTCCATCTATCCGTCGGCGGCGATGTACCTGATCGGTGCGCTCGCCAGTCTGCGCGACCAGGACATGAACGTCCGGCTCGACGGCTTCTACGACAAGGTCGTCAAGCCGACCGAGGCCGACCGCAGGATGATGGCGACGATCGATCCGGAGGTGGACAGGCGGAAGCAGCTGGTCGGCTTCAAACGCCTGGTCCGCGATCCCGGCTCCAGCGAGGTGATCGAGCAGATGCTGTTCACGCCGACGTGCAACATCGCCGGCGTGACCACCGGTTACCAGGGCCCCGGCTCCAAGACCGTGCTCCCGGCCGAAGCCACGGCCAAGCTCGACTTCCGGCTGATACCCGACCAGGACCCGGCCGATGTCGTCACGCAGCTTCGCCAGCACCTCGATTCGCATGGTTTCGAGCAGGTCGAGATCGTCTGGTTCGACGCCGAGAAGCCCGCGCGCTCCGACCCGGGCTCGGCCGTCGCGCGAAGTGTCATCGAATCCGTTCGAGAGCTGTACGGCGAGCCGATCCTGTGGCCGTTCATGCCCGCGACCGGGCCGATGCACCCGGTGGTGTCGGACCTCGGCATCCCGACCGTGCTGCCGGTCGGCGTCGGCCGGCCTGACAACCGGATCCATGCCCCCAACGAGAACATTCACGCCGCCGACTACATCAACACGGTGCGGTTGATGTGCCGCGTCTGGGACAGATTCGGCGCCGCTTAG